In Lolium rigidum isolate FL_2022 chromosome 7, APGP_CSIRO_Lrig_0.1, whole genome shotgun sequence, the DNA window GTACTCATTAGCGAACCATTCCAATAAAGATATTTTTTCCTGAACTTCCAGCTCAGCATTAGTCTCAGAATCACGGAAATTGCTCTGATCCGCTTCCTGCTCTTTGTTCAGATGTTTGATAATAATTTCCCCAGAGACACTGTGCTTTAGCGCATATCTGTTGATATCGAGATTCTCCCACACTATCAGAGTCTCAACAGCACCCATTTCAAGAGCCTTTAGAGTGTCATCGACACCGAAGACATATTTCCCAGTATCTTGACTGATCTCTTCAAAGTACTTGCCAATTAACTTCTTCTCCTGTATGAACTTGACATTTGCTAGAATCTCAGCTGACAACTCAATAGCTTGGTTGAAACCATTCTCGCCACCATAAGAAACATCAACCACATTGAGTATCTTGACTTGAAGTCTCTGATCAAACATATCAGATTGGCTCAGCTCTGTCTTGAAATCAGCAGAACCAGCAAGAATTAGTCCAGAGACATTAGGCTGACTTGTCGCTGGATTGATGAAAAACTGAGTGGCAAGCTCAGCGGTTTTTCTGACATAGTTATGACGTTTTTCCATCCGAAGACGAGCAAAACGTAGAGCTGACTGCCCTCCTCTACCGTGCTTCTTTGGGAGATCGACGGTGAATTTGTGTAGCACCTCACGGGTATTTCCACTTAGTGTGCCAAAAAGAGTACCATTACCATCCATAACAATGAAGCCAAACTTGTCATCAGATTCCAAGAGCTCATTTAAGGCCTCAGTGTGGAACTTGTTATCACAAAGGTAGAGTGACACATTTATAGGCTTGAATGGCTCAAAATCAATGGTAACTTTCTTTTCCTTTCCATCATCAGTAACAATGGTTCCAGTATAGAGAACTAAACCATTGGGAGGAACTCTGTTATAGAGCTTCAGCCTCTGCTGGGCTGAGGTGATGGCACCCAAAACAGATTGGCGATTCACTCTACTCTTTATGTTGGATGCAGTACCATACTCATCACCTAACATCTTTGCCACTCGAGCAACCTGATCACGTGGAGGCATAATAAGAGAGATCATGCTCGTGCCATTGCCTCTAGCTGACTCCAGTGCCTTTATGAGCTTCTTAATCTTCCAGATTTCAATGTTCCTATCAGTTTCCTGGCTCTCAGACATCTTGATAGATCGTGGATGAGACTAGTTCACCTGTAGACAGTCAAACACACACACCAACAGAATGAGGGGCTTGAAATAAGAACTTTCATCTGCTCAGTTCCTCAACAGAAACTATTGTGAATGAATTAAATTGAAGAGGAGAACTTGTCAACATATTGACACAGATGCTGCATATAATTAATTTTATTGTTAGACCAAGTTGCATTCATGGTACCCGAACTAGGCAAGCAACTACGGTCCAAATTACATTATCACAACACTTTATTCattagaaaataaaaaggaaacgACAGACACAAGCACTAGCTACTAAAAGTCTAAAACATTGATTTGATTGTAGAAGTGAATTTATGGAAAAGAGCATACTTTAAAGTTTAAGCACAGAATGCAGTGAAACTGAAACAAAACTACTTTACTGGAACCAGCATAGTTTGAACCATACAGAGAAGGAAGCAGCAAAACAAAATAATATTTATCAACATGAGCTTGTAGACAAAAGTATATCAGACAAAACAATTTCCCAAAACAAATTTGAtatgtgcaagaaaactctgcaGCAATAGCAATCAGCCTGCCAGAATGTTCACTAAGCACAGCTGTTATTGATTTTGAGTACCAACTGTGAACTACGACAGTCTAGGAAAGGTTATTAGTTGGTTCATAATGGAATTTATTTTTCATTTGGACAAATAAAGTTCAAGCAGCTATATAAGCCCGCAATAACTGAAGAACATATAAAACCATACTCAGTAAAGATCTGAAATAGTTCTCCAGTGAACCAATGATATCAAAGCATGCAGTCATCATACAAATGCAAAGCGGGTCCTAGGAATAACCTAGCAAAATTGGCTACACATATCACAAGTTGGCAAATCTATAAAGAAGCAAGCATGCGCCAGCCAGCATAGTAAACACAACTAATAACTTAGTGAAACACGAAATTATGCTCATATTTTAtagtatgatca includes these proteins:
- the LOC124675447 gene encoding eukaryotic peptide chain release factor subunit 1-3-like; the encoded protein is MSESQETDRNIEIWKIKKLIKALESARGNGTSMISLIMPPRDQVARVAKMLGDEYGTASNIKSRVNRQSVLGAITSAQQRLKLYNRVPPNGLVLYTGTIVTDDGKEKKVTIDFEPFKPINVSLYLCDNKFHTEALNELLESDDKFGFIVMDGNGTLFGTLSGNTREVLHKFTVDLPKKHGRGGQSALRFARLRMEKRHNYVRKTAELATQFFINPATSQPNVSGLILAGSADFKTELSQSDMFDQRLQVKILNVVDVSYGGENGFNQAIELSAEILANVKFIQEKKLIGKYFEEISQDTGKYVFGVDDTLKALEMGAVETLIVWENLDINRYALKHSVSGEIIIKHLNKEQEADQSNFRDSETNAELEVQEKISLLEWFANEYKKFGCSLEFVTNKSQEGSQFCRGFGGIGGMLRYQLDIRSFDEASDDEGFYEDSD